The Daphnia pulex isolate KAP4 chromosome 7, ASM2113471v1 genome includes the window TAGACATTGACGAATTCCTGATCTTCCGAGATGACCGTGTTCTGCGGATCTGGATCGTAGTAGATGGCTGTGTTGGCCGTGACTTTTCGCAGCGTCGTGTGCTCAAGCCGACACAAAACGTTTTTAGCTTTCTCGGCATcacgtgctgctgctcccgtCAAGAAGACCGTCAGAGATGGGGCTTTCGGATTCTTACTGATGTTGATAATTTCCTTAAGACGAGGTACACCGAGTGTTACGTTCTTGGATGACACACCAGCAAAATGGAAAGTGTTGAGCGTCATTTGAGTGGCAGGTTCACCGAGAGACTGGGCTGCGAGTGCTCCCACCATTTCACCAGGTTGAGCTTGCGCTTGCTGGAAACGGGTTTCGATCTCGCCGATGAGCCATTCAAAGGCTTCCGATGAAAGACGATATTCTTCAGCTAGTCGCTTGGAACACAATGTAGAGCGAACTAGGCACTGGAACAAGAGCGTGGCGTTCTGATTGGCTTGGATGCTCAATTTGTCTTCGCCAACGACAATGACGCATTTGGCTAGCAGGTCTCGAACACCTTGGATAACACGAAGTGGACTCAAATCTGTCGGTGCTCGTTTGTTAATATGGAAAATCTTCTGGACGTTCCAAATCATGCGCTGCAAGTTACAAGGCAACACCACTTTGTTCTCGCCAGTAGGGAAAATTTGACGTAGAGCCTCGCGATCTTTGTCTAATTGCTCCCATTCGTGTTCGATTTCGGTGATGACTTCCGCGCTACTGATCAATTCACGGGTGATTTCTTCATTAAAGATGCGTCGAAGATAGCGCTCGTTGCTTGGTTCAaacttgaatttcttttcaaatgcttTATTTGAAAGCTTGACGGTTGGCATCGTCTGAAATTCGACGGATTCAGCAGAAAGCCCGTCTTCTCCATAACGAAGCTGAATCAACTGGCCAACCGAGTTACGGACTGTGCCGTCGTAGTGGACCATCACAGACTCCATGGCTTTGATGAGACGTCGCTGAATGTAACCAGTTTCGGCTGTCTTGACGGCTGTGTCGATGAGACCTTCACGACCACCCATAGCGTGGAAGTAAAACTCGGACGGTGTCAAGCCGGCAAGGTATGAATTTTCGACGAAACCTCTAGATTCGGGACCGTAATCGTCTTTGATGAAGTGGGGCAAAGTCCTCTTGCGGAATCCAAAGGGAATTCGTTTACCCTCGACGTTCTGCTGACCGACGCAGGCAATGACCTGAGAGATGTTAATATTGGAACCCTTGGAGCCAGCTACCACCATGGCCTTGAGGTTATTGTACTCCGTCAAAGATTTCTTAGCTGAACCACCAGTTTTGTCTCGGGCGTCGTTGAGGATACGATTTACTTGATTTTCAAAAGTCTGTCGTAGAGTGTTACCAGGTGTGGGTTCAAGCTCATCATTGTGAGACTTTTGAATGACCTCTATCACGTCTTCTTTGGCCTTTTTGATGGTGGCCTGAATGTCCAAGTACGTCTGGGGATCGGCGATGGTGTCTCCAATACCGATGCTGTGACCCTCGTATAACAACCAGTTGTTGATGACCGTTTGAATGTTGCCGTAGAATCGACCGCATACTTCGTGACCCAATTCCATGAAAATAATGTGCAGCAGAGAGGCGGCAGAGGCACCGAGCGTCTTTTTACATAGAATGCCCATCACCAACTCGCCGTTTTCTACCATGACTTTGGTGTCACCAGGAGAGATCCACTTGTAGGGGCCTTCGTCTTCATCATCAGGATGGGTAGAATGCGTTCGAATCATGTTGACGTTTCCTGGAATGATGAGAGTGAACAGCTGCTTGCCTGTaatcattaaaattaatgttatttaTGATTTTGCTTAGATGTTATTATTAATCATTACCTGTCCACTGAGGTCTCGGTTTGAGAATGGCTGGCTGAGGCATCTTGCCATCCCAAGTGGGGAGAAACATAAGTAAATTCATCATCTGCTCTTTCTCGAGGAACACGTCGCGCTTTGTCATTTTGCGAACAGCGCACAGTGTGTCTTGCACAATACCCATGACAGGTTTATTGGCCTGGGGTGTGATGATCTGGCGTGGAGTGACGTGAATGTTTTCAACTTCAGCACGCGTCTCCATACTTTGAGGAACGTGTAAGTTCATCTCATCACCATCAAAATCGGCGTTGTAGGGAGACGTGCAACTGAGGTTCATGCGAAACGTTGACCAGGGGAGCACTTTGACACGATGTCCCATCATAGACATTTTGTGCAAAGTAGGCTGTCGATTGAAAACGACGAGATCACCGTCGCGAATGTGTCGTTCTACTTTGTAACCACATTGAAGATGAAGATCAGAGGACTTGGGATGAAATCTCAGATCGATACGGTCGCCGTTTTCACGAATGATGTACTTGGCTCCAGGATACTGCGAATTACCTCGCTGGACCAATTCTTGCATCTTTTCAATGTTGAAAGGCGTCACGATTTCAGGGAAGGTCATGTTTTGTGCGATACTTCGTGGCACGCCGACTTGGTCGATACGCAGATTGGGATCAGGCGTAATTACAGTACGAGCCGAAAAGTCAACACGCTTTCCCATCAAGTTACCTCGAATACGCCCTTCCTTTCCTGTgaacaaatagaaataacatGCGTtagatttaaaattataaaattattctGAAAGTAATAGTTACCCTTCAAACGAGCTTTGACGGATTTGATTGGACGACCCGATTTCTGCTGAGCACGAGGAAGTCCAGGAGAGTCGTTATCTACCATTGTGGCAACGTGAAACTGAAGCATTTTAATATTCTCAGCGATGATGTGAGCCGCAGCGCCAGATTGTTCGTTGCGTTGCAGCTCATTGTTAGCTTTAACAATATCGGCCAGTTTGTGTGTAAGATCGTCTTGGTTACGGGCTGAACCATGCATCACAACAGCCGGACGAACGGCAAGTGGAGGTACAGGCAAGCAAGTGACGATCATCCAATCAGGACGAGCATATTTAGGATCCATACCGAGGATTGCACACTCTTCGTCAGAAATGTGTTTGAAAATCTCCCAAACAcgttcagctgtcaaaactatcttcttttcttgcgAGTCTTCATTTACATGTTTCCATTCGCCAGTCATCTCCAAGCCTTGACGACGAATTGTAGGCTGATAACGACCACATCCACCATGACCGAtgccttttttcccttctttggATATGTCTTCATCTTTGCCAATATCGATTTCATCACCACCTTCACAGATGTTTTTGCCTTTGCAGAGATCATACACATGGGCCATACGTTTACGAGGTTGTCCTTTAGATTTTACCAAAATCTCCTTGATTTTTGGATTATTAGGGCTCACCTATG containing:
- the LOC124197629 gene encoding DNA-directed RNA polymerase II subunit RPB1-like, translating into MGTLGSDSKATIRLVKRVQFGILSPDEIRRMSVTEGGIKYPEIYEGGKPKLGGLMDPRQGVIDRSARCQTCAGNMNECPGHFGHIDLAKPVYHIGFIQKTMKILRCVCFYCSKLLVSPNNPKIKEILVKSKGQPRKRMAHVYDLCKGKNICEGGDEIDIGKDEDISKEGKKGIGHGGCGRYQPTIRRQGLEMTGEWKHVNEDSQEKKIVLTAERVWEIFKHISDEECAILGMDPKYARPDWMIVTCLPVPPLAVRPAVVMHGSARNQDDLTHKLADIVKANNELQRNEQSGAAAHIIAENIKMLQFHVATMVDNDSPGLPRAQQKSGRPIKSVKARLKGKEGRIRGNLMGKRVDFSARTVITPDPNLRIDQVGVPRSIAQNMTFPEIVTPFNIEKMQELVQRGNSQYPGAKYIIRENGDRIDLRFHPKSSDLHLQCGYKVERHIRDGDLVVFNRQPTLHKMSMMGHRVKVLPWSTFRMNLSCTSPYNADFDGDEMNLHVPQSMETRAEVENIHVTPRQIITPQANKPVMGIVQDTLCAVRKMTKRDVFLEKEQMMNLLMFLPTWDGKMPQPAILKPRPQWTGKQLFTLIIPGNVNMIRTHSTHPDDEDEGPYKWISPGDTKVMVENGELVMGILCKKTLGASAASLLHIIFMELGHEVCGRFYGNIQTVINNWLLYEGHSIGIGDTIADPQTYLDIQATIKKAKEDVIEVIQKSHNDELEPTPGNTLRQTFENQVNRILNDARDKTGGSAKKSLTEYNNLKAMVVAGSKGSNINISQVIACVGQQNVEGKRIPFGFRKRTLPHFIKDDYGPESRGFVENSYLAGLTPSEFYFHAMGGREGLIDTAVKTAETGYIQRRLIKAMESVMVHYDGTVRNSVGQLIQLRYGEDGLSAESVEFQTMPTVKLSNKAFEKKFKFEPSNERYLRRIFNEEITRELISSAEVITEIEHEWEQLDKDREALRQIFPTGENKVVLPCNLQRMIWNVQKIFHINKRAPTDLSPLRVIQGVRDLLAKCVIVVGEDKLSIQANQNATLLFQCLVRSTLCSKRLAEEYRLSSEAFEWLIGEIETRFQQAQAQPGEMVGALAAQSLGEPATQMTLNTFHFAGVSSKNVTLGVPRLKEIINISKNPKAPSLTVFLTGAAARDAEKAKNVLCRLEHTTLRKVTANTAIYYDPDPQNTVISEDQEFVNVYYEMPDFDPTRISPWLLRIELDRKRMTDKRLTMEQIAEKVNAGFGDDLNCIFNDDNAEKLVLRIRIMNSDDSKFSEEEEQVDKMEDDMFLRCIEANMLSDMTLQGIESIGKVYMHLPQTDQKKRIVVTEAGEFKAIAEWLLETDGTQLMRVLSERDVDPVRTYSNDICEIFAVLGIEAVRKSVEKEMNTVLQFYGLYVNYRHLALLCDVMTAKGHLMAITRHGINRQDTGALMRCSFEETVDVLLEAAGHAEVDPLRGVSENIILGQLPRMGTGCFDLLLDAEKCKQGIEIPLSIGAGMGTGMFFGSAATPMAGMSPQMTPWNQVATPAYGSVWSPGLGSGMTPGGPAFSPSVASDASGLSPGYSPAWSPQPGSPGSPGPGMSPYIPSPGMSPSYSPSSPAYAPTSPSMTPSSPSYSPTSPSYSPTSPNYSPTSPGYSPTSPSYSPTSPSYSPTSPSYSPTSPTYSPTSPSYSPTSPSYSPTSPSYSPTSPTYSPSSPSYSPSSPSYSPTSPSYSPTSPSYSPTSPSYSPSSPSYTPASPSYSPTSPSYSPSSPQYSPRSPAYSPSSPKYSPTSPSYSPGSPQYTPASPKYSPTSPTYSPTSPAYSPSSPKYSPTSPRYSPASPKYSPTSPSYSPASPAYSPSSPNYSPTSPSYSPASPKYSPTSPTYSPAPTGYSPTSPSYSPTSPTYESDSEREKEDRRKRSRR